One part of the Sphingobacterium sp. LZ7M1 genome encodes these proteins:
- a CDS encoding alpha-L-fucosidase: MRRTLITLALGILMTHVNGQENKKDIESPKMEWFDDAKLGIFIHWGIYSVDGISESWAFFNNYLSHDNYMKQLRGFTANKYDPKEWVQLIKDSGAKYSVITTKHHDGVALWDSKMDQPTTIAKDAAAKKDVLTPFVKELKASGLKTGLYFSLPDWSHPNYDIITRTQKRYDIKDEPNRWTKFQDYYQGQLKELSVAYKPDLIWFDGDWEHSSEEWKAKETLDLLRKYNKNIIINSRLNNHGDYATPEQGIPVQRPDHRYWELCYTMNDSWGYQHFDKHYKSPNMIVRTLIECLAMGGNLLLDIGPKADGTIPEEQVAILKELARWTKKYSEAIYGTRAGLSQDLVNEKNSFSKDGKALFIYLDQVKDYVEMQGFDDKPLEIKMLGTNENVPFEYEFGKLKLQIPTANFDPVASVVAVKFNKKPSINPHILPEPVGITDFLYAKTPQESIRKIVDMTSIGANLFKGSINDDGSKLAESFNFHSEETKNWVKKHAEILQDAAKGIPANHFNGKTALSPDKQTLYLFVEGKPTGPIAIKGLKNNIARIRIVGEGSMIGHEIYNKLYWSATPGIVYIDIPKDRLDKNTTVIAVLLDKPIELFSEEVGAIESNL; encoded by the coding sequence TGCGCCGCACACTAATCACATTGGCATTAGGGATTTTGATGACACATGTTAATGGGCAAGAAAACAAAAAAGACATTGAAAGCCCAAAAATGGAATGGTTCGATGATGCTAAATTAGGAATTTTTATTCATTGGGGAATATACTCTGTGGATGGAATATCAGAATCTTGGGCATTTTTCAATAATTATCTGAGTCATGATAACTATATGAAACAACTCCGGGGATTTACTGCTAACAAATACGATCCAAAAGAGTGGGTTCAATTAATTAAAGATTCTGGTGCTAAGTATTCCGTTATTACCACAAAACACCATGATGGAGTAGCCTTATGGGACAGTAAAATGGACCAACCAACTACTATTGCCAAAGACGCTGCTGCAAAAAAAGACGTATTGACTCCATTTGTGAAGGAACTAAAAGCTTCGGGCTTAAAAACCGGACTTTACTTCTCTTTACCTGATTGGAGCCACCCGAATTACGATATCATTACGAGAACCCAAAAAAGGTATGATATCAAGGATGAGCCTAATCGATGGACCAAATTTCAAGATTATTATCAAGGACAGTTAAAGGAATTGTCAGTTGCTTATAAACCCGACCTAATTTGGTTTGATGGAGACTGGGAGCATTCTTCTGAAGAATGGAAAGCCAAGGAAACTTTAGATTTACTTCGTAAGTATAATAAAAACATCATTATCAATTCCCGATTGAATAACCATGGGGATTACGCTACTCCAGAACAAGGTATTCCAGTTCAACGCCCTGACCATAGATATTGGGAATTGTGCTATACCATGAATGACTCTTGGGGATACCAGCATTTTGACAAACATTACAAGAGTCCAAATATGATCGTAAGAACCTTGATTGAATGTTTGGCAATGGGTGGAAACTTGTTGTTAGATATCGGCCCAAAGGCTGACGGAACAATTCCTGAAGAACAGGTTGCAATTCTGAAGGAATTAGCAAGATGGACCAAGAAATATTCCGAAGCAATCTATGGTACTAGAGCTGGTCTATCGCAAGATTTAGTAAATGAAAAGAACAGTTTTTCTAAAGATGGAAAAGCCTTATTTATCTACCTGGATCAGGTTAAGGATTATGTAGAGATGCAAGGTTTTGATGATAAACCTTTGGAAATAAAGATGCTAGGAACAAACGAAAATGTTCCTTTTGAGTATGAATTTGGCAAATTGAAGTTGCAGATTCCTACAGCTAATTTTGACCCAGTTGCTTCCGTAGTTGCTGTAAAATTCAATAAAAAGCCATCTATTAATCCTCACATCCTACCAGAACCAGTTGGCATTACTGACTTTCTCTATGCGAAAACCCCGCAAGAATCTATCCGTAAAATTGTGGATATGACCTCAATTGGTGCAAACCTATTCAAAGGTTCTATCAATGATGATGGCAGCAAATTAGCTGAATCCTTTAATTTCCATAGCGAGGAAACTAAGAATTGGGTTAAAAAACATGCTGAAATTCTCCAAGATGCAGCTAAAGGAATCCCAGCAAATCACTTTAACGGAAAAACGGCCTTATCCCCAGACAAACAAACGCTATATCTATTTGTGGAGGGTAAACCTACAGGTCCAATTGCCATCAAGGGATTGAAGAACAATATTGCGAGGATCCGTATTGTTGGTGAAGGGTCTATGATTGGCCATGAGATTTATAACAAGCTATATTGGAGTGCTACGCCTGGAATAGTTTATATTGATATTCCTAAGGATAGATTGGATAAAAATACAACTGTAATTGCTGTTTTGCTCGATAAACCTATTGAATTGTTCTCTGAAGAGGTAGGTGCTATAGAAAGTAATCTCTAA
- a CDS encoding ankyrin repeat domain-containing protein, translating into MKALTMSLCLALGFSSCQASTKKEQELEIVDQQGLVKMVESKNVKAVETALKAGQDVNTVDANKRNLLLIATKNQDLPMVKLLVSYKADVNQQADNLDSPFLYAGATGQTEMLRLFLENGARFDVFNRYHGSALIPACERGHVETVKLLANTKGYPIDHVNRLGWTALMEAIVLGDGTEKYQEIVQILKDAGSRMDIPDKDGISPVQHAKNRGFKEIVKIIEG; encoded by the coding sequence ATGAAAGCATTAACAATGAGTTTATGCCTTGCATTAGGATTTTCCTCATGCCAGGCCTCAACAAAGAAAGAACAGGAGTTAGAAATCGTGGATCAACAAGGATTAGTGAAAATGGTGGAAAGTAAAAATGTAAAGGCCGTGGAAACCGCATTGAAAGCTGGACAAGATGTAAATACGGTAGATGCCAATAAACGGAACTTGCTATTGATTGCTACGAAAAACCAAGATTTACCTATGGTAAAGTTGTTGGTTTCCTATAAAGCAGATGTTAACCAACAAGCTGACAATCTGGATAGTCCATTTCTGTATGCTGGTGCAACCGGTCAAACGGAAATGCTCAGATTATTTTTAGAAAATGGAGCTAGGTTTGATGTGTTCAATCGTTACCATGGATCGGCATTGATTCCAGCGTGTGAACGGGGGCATGTGGAGACTGTCAAGTTATTGGCAAATACTAAGGGATATCCTATCGATCATGTGAATAGATTAGGATGGACAGCCTTAATGGAGGCAATCGTATTAGGAGATGGCACCGAAAAATACCAAGAGATTGTTCAAATCCTAAAGGATGCAGGATCTAGAATGGATATTCCAGATAAAGATGGGATAAGTCCAGTTCAACATGCCAAAAACAGGGGATTCAAAGAAATCGTTAAAATAATAGAGGGATAA
- a CDS encoding amidohydrolase, with protein sequence MKLSRKDFLRNSAMSVAGIAFGTNAFAANADKTASGTPSINYYKNMKNLKLKNVRLETGFEYFEDEVASTKTDLFSVDIENGKIKNISSNTNDPDAVDAKGLLMLPSFKDMHIHLDKTYYGANWQAVKRRKGGVKGMIALEQEIMPELLKNSTFKAEKLIELLQSHGSAFARSHVNIEPTSKLDSLKNLQKALDHKKDGFGAELVAFPQHGVYYTDSVPYLKEAAKMDIDFIGGLDPFSIDGAIEKTMDFTVQLALDNQKGIDIHLHETGDSGVQTIEYLIKKVNENPILKGKTYLSHCFALGKIDQAKQEELAEKLAEAKVGIISTVPFGGLIMPIPTLMNKGVEVMVGNDSIVDHWNTFGSGSVLQKANLAAQLYGYSTELALSRMLSLATAGITPLDDKGNQLWPKAGDNADLVLIDASCSAEAVSRVSEVKSLIYNGKVVY encoded by the coding sequence ATGAAACTTTCAAGAAAAGACTTCTTACGGAATTCAGCCATGAGCGTTGCAGGAATAGCATTTGGAACAAATGCGTTTGCTGCAAACGCTGATAAGACGGCTAGTGGGACTCCATCCATCAACTATTATAAAAACATGAAAAATCTTAAACTTAAAAATGTAAGGCTTGAAACTGGTTTTGAATATTTTGAAGATGAGGTGGCTTCTACAAAAACTGATCTCTTTTCCGTTGATATCGAAAATGGAAAAATCAAAAATATCAGTTCCAATACGAATGATCCCGATGCAGTTGATGCCAAAGGACTATTGATGTTGCCTTCCTTTAAAGATATGCATATTCACCTTGATAAAACTTATTATGGTGCTAATTGGCAGGCCGTAAAAAGAAGGAAAGGAGGAGTGAAGGGGATGATTGCCCTGGAACAGGAAATCATGCCGGAGCTATTGAAGAACTCAACCTTCAAAGCGGAGAAACTGATCGAGTTATTACAGTCCCATGGGTCTGCATTTGCAAGGAGCCATGTCAATATTGAACCCACATCGAAATTAGATTCCCTAAAAAACCTCCAAAAGGCATTGGACCATAAAAAAGATGGTTTTGGAGCTGAATTGGTAGCTTTTCCTCAACATGGGGTTTATTATACCGACTCTGTTCCATATTTAAAAGAAGCTGCTAAAATGGATATTGATTTTATTGGCGGTCTTGATCCCTTCAGTATTGATGGAGCTATCGAAAAAACTATGGACTTTACCGTTCAATTGGCTTTGGATAATCAAAAAGGAATTGATATACACCTCCATGAAACAGGTGATTCCGGAGTGCAGACCATTGAATACCTGATTAAAAAGGTTAATGAAAATCCAATCCTGAAAGGAAAAACTTATTTGAGCCATTGTTTTGCTTTAGGAAAAATTGACCAAGCAAAACAAGAAGAATTAGCCGAAAAATTAGCTGAAGCAAAAGTGGGAATAATATCCACGGTTCCATTTGGAGGATTAATCATGCCAATACCTACCTTAATGAACAAAGGGGTAGAAGTAATGGTCGGTAATGATAGCATAGTTGACCATTGGAATACCTTTGGTTCAGGAAGTGTTTTGCAAAAGGCAAATTTGGCAGCGCAATTATATGGTTACTCAACTGAATTGGCCTTATCAAGAATGTTGAGCTTAGCGACTGCAGGTATCACACCATTAGACGACAAAGGAAATCAACTTTGGCCAAAGGCGGGTGATAATGCAGACTTGGTTCTGATTGATGCCAGTTGTTCAGCTGAAGCAGTTTCAAGGGTTTCTGAAGTTAAATCTTTAATTTATAATGGAAAGGTAGTTTATTGA
- a CDS encoding AraC family transcriptional regulator, translating into MDDKNVIPTLDMHGFREEQFAGKKELLFNEILGEKIIEKPHKHDFFFIILFDHASGIHNIDSVDYSIGNREVHVLFPEQIHKWHIQEGSKGYQLMIDKTFLEQFAPAFRYSFTNYQNHPVIRLSNEAFEKLLYEFNAIRDELLLTQPVNQLISARAAVIAALVSKEAEFDIEEFKVYQTNPRLAKFNWLIDKFYKEQKSITFYAEQLNISANYLNILCKKNLKVSANKLIHQRITLESKRLLQTSERSIKEIAFDLGFSDHAYFSNFFKNQTGLNPSQFRSQL; encoded by the coding sequence ATGGATGACAAAAATGTAATTCCTACTCTAGATATGCATGGTTTTCGTGAGGAGCAATTCGCCGGTAAGAAAGAATTGCTCTTCAATGAAATCCTTGGCGAAAAGATAATTGAGAAACCCCATAAACATGATTTCTTTTTTATTATTCTTTTTGATCATGCCTCAGGAATCCACAATATCGATTCTGTTGATTATAGCATTGGAAATAGGGAAGTCCATGTGCTTTTTCCTGAACAGATCCATAAATGGCATATCCAGGAGGGTTCAAAGGGATATCAGCTCATGATTGACAAAACCTTTCTTGAACAGTTTGCACCAGCATTTCGTTATTCTTTTACAAATTATCAGAACCATCCTGTTATTAGGCTCAGCAATGAAGCTTTCGAAAAATTGCTATATGAGTTCAATGCGATTCGAGATGAATTGTTGCTTACTCAACCTGTCAACCAATTGATCTCTGCACGTGCCGCTGTAATTGCCGCATTAGTGAGCAAGGAGGCCGAATTTGATATTGAGGAATTTAAGGTCTATCAAACCAATCCACGATTGGCTAAGTTCAATTGGCTTATTGATAAATTTTACAAGGAACAGAAATCGATTACTTTTTATGCAGAACAATTAAACATCAGTGCTAATTATCTCAATATCCTTTGTAAGAAAAATCTTAAGGTATCAGCAAATAAGCTTATCCATCAGCGAATTACTCTCGAATCAAAACGGCTATTACAAACTTCTGAGCGAAGTATTAAGGAAATTGCTTTTGATCTCGGTTTCTCCGACCATGCCTATTTCTCCAACTTCTTCAAAAACCAAACAGGTTTAAATCCAAGTCAATTTCGTTCGCAGTTATAA
- a CDS encoding acyltransferase family protein, which translates to MKVIPSQRLESLDILRGLDLFLLVFLQPVLMSVGQIWDNPGYHSMLTQFEHEAWEGFRLWDIIMPLFLFMTGITIPFSLDRKIGNDSPDVYRHIIRRFLILWIIGMIVQGNLLAFDWKVLRLYSNTLQAIATGYLITSLAYLHFSFKKLIGMGLSLLIIYSIPMSTWGGYEPNYNFAIYLDKMFLQNFMDGVKWQGDEWVFSEHYQYTWIWSSLTFIVTVLMGCLTGKVIKDGKDKDPNGTTVKLIIAGVICIAVSLIWQFQQPIIKKIWTGSMTLFSGGICILLMAIFYYVIDVKQIKMPFRWLKVYGMNSIVAYGLAEVIDFRSLVHSLTFGLEKHYEEYAHLILTVGNYSIVLLILIFLYKRGIFVKI; encoded by the coding sequence ATGAAAGTTATCCCTTCACAACGATTAGAGTCCCTAGATATACTCAGGGGACTGGACCTGTTTCTGTTGGTTTTTTTACAGCCTGTTCTGATGTCAGTTGGGCAAATATGGGACAACCCTGGATATCACAGCATGTTGACCCAGTTTGAACATGAAGCTTGGGAAGGTTTTAGACTATGGGATATAATTATGCCCTTGTTCCTCTTTATGACAGGGATTACCATTCCATTTTCTTTAGATAGAAAAATCGGAAACGATAGTCCCGACGTATACAGGCACATCATAAGGAGATTTCTGATTTTGTGGATCATTGGAATGATTGTTCAGGGTAATCTCTTGGCCTTTGACTGGAAAGTATTACGGTTATATTCCAATACCTTACAAGCTATCGCAACAGGATATCTAATTACCTCTTTGGCTTATCTCCATTTCAGCTTCAAAAAACTCATAGGTATGGGTTTGTCCTTATTGATCATTTATTCTATCCCCATGTCTACTTGGGGAGGTTATGAACCCAATTATAATTTTGCCATTTATCTCGACAAAATGTTCCTTCAAAATTTCATGGATGGAGTGAAATGGCAAGGCGATGAATGGGTGTTTTCTGAACATTATCAATATACCTGGATCTGGAGTAGTTTAACCTTTATCGTTACAGTTTTGATGGGATGCCTTACTGGTAAAGTAATTAAGGATGGCAAAGATAAAGACCCAAATGGAACAACCGTAAAATTGATCATTGCAGGTGTAATTTGTATTGCGGTTAGCTTAATATGGCAATTTCAACAACCAATCATCAAGAAAATATGGACAGGGAGCATGACCCTGTTTTCAGGTGGAATATGTATCTTATTAATGGCCATATTCTATTATGTGATTGATGTCAAGCAAATAAAGATGCCCTTTCGCTGGTTAAAAGTTTATGGAATGAATTCCATCGTTGCTTATGGATTGGCTGAAGTTATTGATTTCAGGAGCCTGGTTCATTCTTTGACTTTTGGTTTAGAAAAACACTATGAAGAATATGCCCATTTGATCCTGACCGTCGGGAATTACTCTATTGTCTTACTTATCCTTATTTTCTTGTACAAAAGAGGGATTTTTGTCAAAATCTAG
- a CDS encoding beta-L-arabinofuranosidase domain-containing protein, whose translation MNKLINLSLCAFLLTFGSVHLQAQPYKQNKAPLIQKPFMELPLGAIKPQGWLKEMLNSQKNGATGQLDQLYPLVMGDRNGWLGGDGDQWERGPYWVDGLLPLAYQLNDKGLKAKAQRWVEWALQSQSEDGYFGPAKDYDHEPGIQRDNSHDWWPKMVMLKILQQDYSATEDQRVVNLFTKYFHYQLRTLEEKPLGHWTFWAEYRSADNLQAVYWLYNITEDPKLLELADILHAQGFDFTQKFIQRNMLATFRSIHCVNLAQGLKEPVIFYQQSKDPKHLAAVKQGLSDIKLFNGQAQGMYGGDEALHGSNPTQGSELCSAVELMFSLEKMLEITGDVGFAEHLEKVAFNALPTQISDDFMRRQYFQQANQVQITRQMYNFDVNHQGTDVVFGLLTGYPCCTSNMHQGWPKFTQNLYYATANKGIASMIYAPSSAVVKVGQAGKIVQVSQETFYPFENRINLTFNHRESAIEFPYQLRIPTWTKNAKILINGEEFNVDTKPGSVIEINRAWKNNDVMSLDFPMEFNFETYHEGSRAIERGPLVYALDIPGEEKEVFLEDKEKVAYGDSFIEVRPTADWNYGLPLFNKNEMASLFQVSEKDNANKAYPWNRENAPIELKVKARQLPFWKLYNGMAGPMPTADMYGLNINDLKEVEIRLIPYGCTTLRISQFPMLRK comes from the coding sequence ATGAATAAACTAATCAATTTGTCTTTATGTGCCTTTCTATTGACATTCGGAAGTGTTCATCTTCAAGCTCAACCCTATAAACAGAATAAAGCGCCGCTCATCCAGAAACCTTTTATGGAGTTGCCTTTGGGAGCAATAAAACCTCAGGGTTGGTTAAAGGAAATGCTGAACTCCCAGAAAAATGGAGCTACGGGACAATTGGATCAGCTCTATCCATTAGTCATGGGAGACAGAAATGGATGGCTTGGAGGAGATGGTGATCAATGGGAGCGAGGACCTTATTGGGTGGATGGACTCTTGCCTTTAGCATACCAGTTAAATGATAAGGGATTAAAAGCAAAAGCGCAACGCTGGGTGGAATGGGCCTTACAAAGCCAATCTGAAGATGGCTATTTTGGACCTGCGAAGGATTATGATCATGAACCAGGAATTCAGCGGGACAATTCACATGATTGGTGGCCTAAGATGGTCATGCTCAAGATACTGCAACAGGATTATTCCGCAACTGAAGATCAAAGGGTAGTAAACCTCTTTACTAAATATTTTCACTATCAACTTAGAACCTTAGAAGAGAAACCACTAGGACATTGGACCTTTTGGGCTGAATACCGTTCAGCCGATAATCTTCAGGCTGTTTATTGGCTTTACAACATTACGGAAGACCCTAAATTGCTTGAACTTGCAGATATCTTGCATGCCCAAGGTTTTGATTTTACCCAAAAGTTCATTCAGCGGAATATGTTGGCTACTTTTAGAAGCATTCATTGCGTGAATTTAGCGCAAGGGCTGAAAGAACCAGTAATTTTTTACCAACAAAGTAAAGACCCAAAACATCTGGCCGCAGTGAAACAGGGCTTATCTGACATTAAATTATTTAATGGTCAGGCGCAAGGAATGTACGGTGGGGATGAGGCCCTGCATGGTAGTAACCCGACGCAGGGATCGGAACTCTGTTCAGCAGTTGAATTGATGTTTTCCTTGGAAAAGATGCTGGAAATAACCGGAGATGTTGGTTTTGCAGAACACTTAGAAAAAGTAGCATTCAATGCTTTGCCAACCCAGATTTCAGATGATTTTATGCGCCGTCAATATTTTCAGCAGGCCAATCAGGTTCAAATTACTAGACAGATGTACAATTTTGATGTCAATCATCAAGGGACCGATGTGGTTTTTGGACTTTTGACGGGTTACCCATGTTGTACTTCCAATATGCATCAAGGTTGGCCCAAATTCACGCAAAACCTTTATTATGCAACCGCAAATAAAGGAATTGCATCCATGATCTATGCACCTTCATCTGCAGTTGTAAAAGTTGGCCAGGCTGGAAAAATTGTTCAAGTTTCGCAAGAGACTTTTTATCCATTTGAAAACAGGATCAACCTTACATTTAATCACAGAGAAAGTGCTATTGAATTTCCTTATCAGCTTAGGATACCCACTTGGACAAAAAATGCCAAAATCCTGATCAATGGCGAAGAATTCAATGTAGATACAAAACCTGGTTCTGTAATCGAAATAAATAGAGCCTGGAAAAACAATGATGTCATGTCTTTGGACTTTCCAATGGAATTCAACTTTGAGACCTATCACGAAGGTTCTCGGGCCATAGAAAGAGGTCCATTGGTTTATGCATTGGATATCCCAGGTGAAGAAAAAGAAGTGTTCCTTGAAGACAAGGAAAAGGTCGCCTATGGAGATTCATTTATTGAGGTCCGGCCGACAGCAGATTGGAATTACGGTTTGCCTTTGTTCAACAAAAATGAAATGGCTTCGCTATTTCAGGTTTCTGAAAAAGACAATGCCAATAAAGCCTATCCTTGGAACCGTGAAAATGCACCAATTGAATTAAAAGTAAAAGCTAGGCAACTTCCGTTTTGGAAATTATATAATGGAATGGCAGGACCGATGCCGACAGCTGATATGTACGGATTAAATATCAATGATTTAAAAGAAGTTGAAATCCGTTTGATTCCATATGGTTGTACCACATTAAGGATTTCTCAATTTCCTATGCTTAGAAAATAA
- a CDS encoding ABC transporter ATP-binding protein yields the protein MPEEIVRLENVEKIYQTGDTSITALAKSSLSFESNKLTLIMGPSGSGKTTLLSIIGCIIYPSSGKVFYKDKEVTSLSENKLADLRLHDIGFVFQQFNLLEPLTALENVMQPLLLQAVDKKEAKEKAIAALEAVGLADRLHNLPKKLSGGQKQRVSIARALVTNPTMILCDEPTASLDAKSAAIIMEELKDLAQEGKAVIIVTHDLRLRKFADHVIYVEEGNVSNSIRNEEDYK from the coding sequence ATGCCTGAAGAAATCGTTCGCCTGGAAAACGTTGAAAAAATATATCAAACTGGAGACACTAGCATTACTGCATTGGCTAAAAGTAGCCTAAGTTTTGAGTCCAACAAATTGACCTTAATCATGGGGCCTTCCGGTTCTGGAAAAACAACTTTATTATCCATCATTGGTTGCATCATTTATCCTAGTTCTGGAAAGGTTTTCTATAAAGACAAAGAGGTAACAAGTCTGTCGGAAAACAAACTTGCAGATTTAAGGTTGCATGATATAGGTTTTGTATTCCAGCAGTTCAACCTTTTGGAGCCTCTCACAGCTTTGGAAAACGTGATGCAACCCCTTTTACTGCAAGCGGTGGATAAAAAGGAAGCGAAAGAAAAGGCAATTGCAGCCCTAGAAGCAGTTGGTCTTGCCGATCGTTTGCACAACTTGCCCAAAAAATTAAGTGGGGGTCAAAAACAAAGGGTTTCCATAGCGAGGGCCTTAGTGACCAATCCAACCATGATTTTATGTGATGAGCCAACAGCATCCTTAGATGCAAAAAGCGCAGCCATTATCATGGAGGAACTCAAGGATCTCGCGCAAGAAGGTAAGGCAGTAATTATTGTCACACATGACCTAAGGTTGAGAAAATTCGCTGATCATGTCATTTATGTAGAGGAAGGAAATGTTTCAAACAGTATTCGCAATGAGGAAGATTATAAATAG
- a CDS encoding HlyD family secretion protein → MRKIINRLSIFGCFMILTALIGCKNEKKKQEEQEKAKLSAIYGSVIAIGKVLPEGGWVQISSPISAEVKEIMVKEGDVVEQGQVLMTLKENMEGLDLAQSQSQLESLKAQHQASTKDLAKQEIILKELMSKYETSRSLLAKNAETRENVDKDLSNVKQQEELISGLKSQIRANQATEKEQSIIIAKNRQSLKDYQVTAIKKGIVSELNVEIGQTINGTAELGKIVDSENIVIEAEVDELFADSVKIGQTVDINFVGKPAVIGKGKIVYLSPTLMNKSILFETANEAEDRRVRRIRIEPEGNSTLLINSKVECRIKL, encoded by the coding sequence ATGAGGAAGATTATAAATAGGTTAAGCATTTTTGGTTGTTTCATGATTTTGACTGCTTTAATTGGTTGCAAAAACGAAAAGAAGAAACAAGAAGAGCAAGAGAAAGCGAAGCTGTCTGCAATTTACGGCTCAGTCATTGCAATCGGTAAGGTATTACCGGAAGGTGGTTGGGTACAGATAAGTTCACCGATCAGTGCCGAGGTCAAGGAAATAATGGTCAAAGAAGGTGATGTAGTGGAACAAGGACAGGTCTTAATGACCTTGAAAGAAAATATGGAGGGATTAGATCTTGCTCAATCACAAAGCCAATTAGAGAGCCTAAAAGCTCAACATCAAGCAAGTACCAAGGATTTGGCCAAGCAGGAAATCATATTAAAAGAGTTAATGTCGAAATATGAAACGTCTAGGTCCCTTTTAGCGAAAAATGCAGAAACAAGGGAAAATGTAGACAAAGATCTTTCCAATGTCAAGCAACAGGAAGAATTAATTTCAGGTTTAAAAAGTCAGATCAGGGCCAATCAAGCTACGGAAAAAGAACAATCCATCATCATTGCAAAAAATAGACAAAGCTTAAAGGATTATCAGGTTACAGCCATCAAGAAAGGAATAGTATCTGAACTAAACGTGGAGATTGGCCAAACCATCAATGGTACAGCTGAATTAGGGAAAATAGTCGACAGCGAAAATATAGTCATTGAGGCCGAGGTTGATGAATTATTTGCGGATAGCGTAAAGATCGGACAAACTGTAGACATCAACTTTGTGGGTAAACCTGCTGTCATCGGAAAAGGAAAGATTGTCTATTTGAGTCCTACCCTAATGAACAAATCCATATTGTTTGAGACGGCAAATGAGGCAGAAGATCGAAGGGTAAGAAGGATTCGCATAGAACCTGAGGGCAATTCTACTCTATTGATCAATTCTAAAGTTGAATGTAGGATAAAATTGTGA
- a CDS encoding ABC transporter permease — protein MLGLAWKFIRFDRAKSFGIVTAIVISVFLIGQQLSLLFFLMGLMGNLVNNAPVEKDDLWIIESQSRNVNSINSIDQRSVQEIGSLKGIVTATPIILANAQATFLDGKTAAVTLVGAPAPAFLMGPEVNKIDSGSVQDLLQPYAVSAEYFNARSWETSLYLNKPIEINGKSAKLAVITKNAQAFGASFMYTTLENASYFGNFPNDKVSLIIARLAEGQDKKEMIEVINQNFPHLRAWDAEKLKSSTVKEILVSSNMGMSFGTLVVFAMISGFFIIGLTLYSSALDRIKDYGTLKAIGAKNKFVNRLIIAQAFLYATIGYAVAMLLIYGFKFGVEKSGLNINVSIPFALFLLLVTMIISIGGSLFAVRKISKLEPASVF, from the coding sequence ATGTTGGGATTAGCTTGGAAATTTATTCGTTTTGATCGGGCCAAAAGCTTTGGAATAGTCACTGCAATCGTGATCAGTGTATTCCTCATTGGACAACAGTTAAGCCTCCTATTTTTTCTGATGGGTTTAATGGGAAACTTGGTTAACAATGCGCCCGTTGAAAAAGATGATTTATGGATAATTGAGTCCCAAAGCAGAAATGTAAATTCCATAAACAGCATTGATCAGCGATCTGTCCAAGAAATCGGCAGCTTAAAAGGAATAGTAACAGCAACTCCAATAATATTGGCTAACGCTCAGGCCACTTTTCTGGATGGCAAGACTGCTGCAGTCACTTTAGTTGGTGCACCAGCCCCAGCATTTCTGATGGGACCGGAGGTAAATAAAATTGATAGCGGCTCAGTTCAGGATCTGTTACAGCCATACGCCGTCAGTGCAGAATATTTTAATGCAAGAAGTTGGGAAACTTCACTATATCTTAATAAACCAATTGAAATCAATGGCAAGAGTGCAAAATTAGCGGTCATCACCAAAAATGCCCAGGCATTTGGAGCCAGCTTTATGTATACGACTTTAGAAAATGCAAGTTATTTTGGAAACTTCCCGAATGATAAGGTCAGTTTAATCATTGCCAGGCTTGCCGAAGGGCAAGATAAAAAGGAGATGATCGAGGTAATCAATCAGAACTTTCCCCATTTAAGGGCTTGGGATGCTGAAAAACTAAAATCTTCAACAGTCAAGGAAATCTTGGTCTCATCGAATATGGGGATGAGTTTTGGCACATTAGTGGTATTCGCCATGATCTCTGGATTTTTTATTATTGGCCTCACATTATATTCTTCTGCATTGGACCGGATCAAAGACTATGGTACCTTAAAAGCAATTGGAGCTAAAAACAAATTTGTAAACCGCCTGATCATTGCGCAAGCGTTTCTTTATGCAACCATTGGATATGCTGTAGCGATGTTATTGATCTATGGGTTTAAGTTTGGGGTTGAAAAAAGCGGATTAAACATAAATGTAAGTATACCATTTGCTTTGTTTTTGCTTTTGGTAACCATGATAATATCCATTGGGGGATCTCTTTTTGCCGTTAGAAAAATATCAAAATTAGAACCCGCATCAGTTTTTTAA